From the Rhinatrema bivittatum chromosome 3, aRhiBiv1.1, whole genome shotgun sequence genome, one window contains:
- the SLC35B2 gene encoding adenosine 3'-phospho 5'-phosphosulfate transporter 1 isoform X1 — translation MEQRGCSFCLLLALMVPTVSGEDALPIVLHDSWADFWLVRFLFNIAGYATIVIPGFLLIQYFKRRNYLESGRGICFPLVKSCVFGSELKALQTEDASSSSRNEATDSSTARQLLKLLFCAAGLQASYLTWGVLQERVMTRTYGAMGANPGEKFKDSQFLVFMNRILAFTVAGLYCALIKQPRHGAPMYKYSFASLSNILSSWCQYEALKYISFPTQVLAKASKVIPVMLMGKLVSHKTYEYWEYLTAVLISVGVSMFLLSSGTQKHPSSVTTFSGVVILAGYIVFDSFTSNWQDSLFKYKMSSVQMMFGVNLFSCLFTMGSLLEQGALLESIHFMARHPEFALHAALLSVCSAFGQLFIFYTINQFGAAVFTIIMTLRQAFAILLSCLIYGHAVSLVGELGVAVVFLALFLRVYARSRVKKRSRKAMLSEVTVQKV, via the exons CTTCTGCCTACTCCTCGCCTTGATGGTCCCGACGGTCTCTGGTGAGGATGCACTCCCTATCGTGCTACATGACTCCTGGGCTGACTTCTGGCTTGTCCGCTTCCTTTTCAACATTGCCGGTTATGCCACCATAGTGATACCTGGATTCCTGCTCATCCAGTACTTCAAACGCAGAAACTACTTGGAATCAG GCCGTGGGATCTGCTTCCCCTTGGTGAAATCCTGTGTGTTTGGCAGTGAGTTGAAGGCTCTGCAAACTGAAGATGCCTCGTCGTCTTCCCGAAATGAGGCAACAGACTCTTCCACAGCCAGGCAGCTCCTCAAGTTGCTCTTCTGTGCTGCTGGCTTACAG GCCTCATACCTGACGTGGGGTGTCCTTCAGGAGCGAGTGATGACAAGGACGTATGGCGCCATGGGCGCCAACCCTGGCGAGAAGTTCAAGGACTCGCAGTTCCTGGTGTTCATGAACCGCATCTTGGCATTCACGGTGGCAGGACTCTACTGTGCGCTGATCAAGCAGCCACGTCACGGCGCCCCCATGTACAAGTATTCCTTCGCctctctctccaatatcctcagCAGCTGGTGCCAGTATGAGGCCCTCAAATACATCAGCTTCCCCACACAAGTGCTGGCCAAGGCTTCCAAGGTCATCCCCGTCATGCTTATGGGAAAGCTTGTGTCCCACAAGACCTACGAGTATTGGGAGTACCTGACGGCCGTGCTCATATCTGTAGGAGTCAGCATGTTCTTGCTGTCGAGCGGCACTCAGAAGCACCCTTCCAGCGTTACCACCTTCTCCGGGGTGGTCATCTTGGCCGGCTACATTGTCTTCGACAGCTTCACCTCCAACTGGCAGGACTCGCTCTTCAAGTACAAGATGTCTTCTGTGCAGATGATGTTCGGGGTGAACCTCTTCTCCTGCCTTTTCACCATGGGCTCTCTGCTGGAGCAGGGAGCGCTGCTGGAGTCGATACATTTCATGGCCCGCCACCCGGAGTTCGCGCTCCACGCCGCGCTGCTCTCGGTTTGCTCTGCCTTTGGCCAGCTCTTCATCTTCTACACCATCAACCAGTTTGGCGCAGCAGTCTTCACCATCATCATGACGCTGCGGCAGGCCTTCGCCATTCTCCTCTCCTGCCTCATCTATGGCCACGCTGTCAGTCTGGTGGGCGAGCTGGGCGTGGCCGTGGTCTTCCTGGCGCTCTTCTTGCGCGTTTACGCTCGCAGCCGCGTGAAGAAGCGCAGCAGGAAGGCAATGCTCAGCGAGGTGACGGTGCAGAAGGTCTAA
- the SLC35B2 gene encoding adenosine 3'-phospho 5'-phosphosulfate transporter 1 isoform X2, whose product MVPTVSGEDALPIVLHDSWADFWLVRFLFNIAGYATIVIPGFLLIQYFKRRNYLESGRGICFPLVKSCVFGSELKALQTEDASSSSRNEATDSSTARQLLKLLFCAAGLQASYLTWGVLQERVMTRTYGAMGANPGEKFKDSQFLVFMNRILAFTVAGLYCALIKQPRHGAPMYKYSFASLSNILSSWCQYEALKYISFPTQVLAKASKVIPVMLMGKLVSHKTYEYWEYLTAVLISVGVSMFLLSSGTQKHPSSVTTFSGVVILAGYIVFDSFTSNWQDSLFKYKMSSVQMMFGVNLFSCLFTMGSLLEQGALLESIHFMARHPEFALHAALLSVCSAFGQLFIFYTINQFGAAVFTIIMTLRQAFAILLSCLIYGHAVSLVGELGVAVVFLALFLRVYARSRVKKRSRKAMLSEVTVQKV is encoded by the exons ATGGTCCCGACGGTCTCTGGTGAGGATGCACTCCCTATCGTGCTACATGACTCCTGGGCTGACTTCTGGCTTGTCCGCTTCCTTTTCAACATTGCCGGTTATGCCACCATAGTGATACCTGGATTCCTGCTCATCCAGTACTTCAAACGCAGAAACTACTTGGAATCAG GCCGTGGGATCTGCTTCCCCTTGGTGAAATCCTGTGTGTTTGGCAGTGAGTTGAAGGCTCTGCAAACTGAAGATGCCTCGTCGTCTTCCCGAAATGAGGCAACAGACTCTTCCACAGCCAGGCAGCTCCTCAAGTTGCTCTTCTGTGCTGCTGGCTTACAG GCCTCATACCTGACGTGGGGTGTCCTTCAGGAGCGAGTGATGACAAGGACGTATGGCGCCATGGGCGCCAACCCTGGCGAGAAGTTCAAGGACTCGCAGTTCCTGGTGTTCATGAACCGCATCTTGGCATTCACGGTGGCAGGACTCTACTGTGCGCTGATCAAGCAGCCACGTCACGGCGCCCCCATGTACAAGTATTCCTTCGCctctctctccaatatcctcagCAGCTGGTGCCAGTATGAGGCCCTCAAATACATCAGCTTCCCCACACAAGTGCTGGCCAAGGCTTCCAAGGTCATCCCCGTCATGCTTATGGGAAAGCTTGTGTCCCACAAGACCTACGAGTATTGGGAGTACCTGACGGCCGTGCTCATATCTGTAGGAGTCAGCATGTTCTTGCTGTCGAGCGGCACTCAGAAGCACCCTTCCAGCGTTACCACCTTCTCCGGGGTGGTCATCTTGGCCGGCTACATTGTCTTCGACAGCTTCACCTCCAACTGGCAGGACTCGCTCTTCAAGTACAAGATGTCTTCTGTGCAGATGATGTTCGGGGTGAACCTCTTCTCCTGCCTTTTCACCATGGGCTCTCTGCTGGAGCAGGGAGCGCTGCTGGAGTCGATACATTTCATGGCCCGCCACCCGGAGTTCGCGCTCCACGCCGCGCTGCTCTCGGTTTGCTCTGCCTTTGGCCAGCTCTTCATCTTCTACACCATCAACCAGTTTGGCGCAGCAGTCTTCACCATCATCATGACGCTGCGGCAGGCCTTCGCCATTCTCCTCTCCTGCCTCATCTATGGCCACGCTGTCAGTCTGGTGGGCGAGCTGGGCGTGGCCGTGGTCTTCCTGGCGCTCTTCTTGCGCGTTTACGCTCGCAGCCGCGTGAAGAAGCGCAGCAGGAAGGCAATGCTCAGCGAGGTGACGGTGCAGAAGGTCTAA